A genomic stretch from Nitrospiraceae bacterium includes:
- a CDS encoding MBL fold metallo-hydrolase — MIVKQFYLSCLAHASYMIGDNKTSTAVVVDPQRDIEQYLQEARRHDWKIRYVFLTHFHADFLAGHLELQRQTGAEICLGAKAKTDFPIRNFRDQEVLEFGSVRIQVLETPGHTPESISLAVYDLDKSADHPHCVLTGDTLFIGDVGRPDLMASIGVTAEELGGQLYDSLRNKLMRLPDETLVYPAHGAGSMCGKNLSSDTVSTLGRQRWENYALQPMTKEKFIDLVTADQPEAPSYFGYDARMNREQHPVLNDVIRDSLTPLSLQAVLDHQENGVQVLDVRNAVEYAGGHLKGSLNIGLGGKFATWAGTVLNPKSSIVIIAEPGYEKEAIQRLGRIGFDRVLGYLKGGMQSLEMNPDVVQKVQRITAQGLAELLTAQHPPMVVDVRSVKEWESGHIDGSLNIPLPHLAEQVRDIPADTPVVVHCASGYRSSTAIGILEQAGRTQAMDLVGGYDAWLTTWSHPRQKFQPQTISACAK, encoded by the coding sequence ATGATTGTGAAACAATTTTATTTGAGTTGTTTGGCTCATGCGTCTTACATGATCGGCGATAACAAAACCTCAACCGCTGTGGTCGTGGATCCTCAAAGGGACATCGAGCAATATCTTCAGGAGGCCCGACGCCACGATTGGAAGATCCGTTATGTGTTTCTCACCCACTTCCATGCAGACTTTTTAGCCGGGCACCTTGAACTCCAACGACAAACCGGCGCTGAGATCTGCCTTGGCGCCAAAGCCAAGACCGACTTCCCCATTCGAAACTTTCGGGACCAAGAGGTTCTTGAGTTTGGGTCGGTGCGCATTCAAGTGCTAGAAACACCGGGGCATACCCCGGAAAGTATTTCACTTGCCGTCTACGACCTGGACAAGAGCGCCGATCATCCGCACTGCGTGCTGACGGGAGATACGCTGTTTATTGGCGATGTGGGCAGACCGGATCTTATGGCCTCCATTGGTGTCACCGCCGAAGAATTAGGGGGGCAATTATACGATTCGCTCCGAAATAAACTCATGCGTCTTCCCGATGAAACACTGGTCTATCCTGCACACGGAGCGGGATCCATGTGCGGAAAAAATTTAAGCAGCGACACGGTGTCCACATTGGGCAGGCAGCGTTGGGAAAACTATGCACTTCAACCCATGACGAAAGAAAAATTTATTGATCTGGTTACGGCTGATCAACCTGAAGCGCCTTCGTATTTTGGATATGACGCAAGGATGAATAGGGAACAGCATCCTGTTCTGAATGATGTGATTCGGGACAGCCTGACTCCTCTTTCCCTTCAGGCTGTCTTGGATCATCAGGAAAATGGAGTTCAAGTCCTTGATGTCAGAAATGCCGTTGAATATGCGGGAGGGCACCTGAAGGGAAGTCTCAACATTGGATTAGGAGGAAAGTTTGCGACCTGGGCCGGAACAGTTCTGAACCCCAAATCCTCCATCGTTATCATTGCAGAGCCTGGATATGAAAAGGAGGCGATTCAACGATTAGGCCGTATTGGATTTGACCGCGTCCTGGGCTACTTGAAGGGCGGCATGCAATCCCTTGAGATGAACCCTGATGTGGTCCAAAAAGTCCAACGCATCACGGCTCAGGGACTTGCAGAACTCCTGACGGCCCAACATCCCCCCATGGTCGTCGACGTGAGATCGGTCAAAGAATGGGAATCCGGGCATATTGACGGAAGCCTCAACATCCCTTTGCCTCACCTGGCCGAACAGGTTCGGGACATTCCTGCAGATACCCCGGTGGTGGTCCATTGCGCCAGTGGATACCGGTCATCTACCGCCATAGGGATTTTGGAACAAGCCGGACGAACCCAAGCCATGGATCTTGTCGGTGGCTATGACGCCTGGCTCACCACCTGGAGTCATCCACGCCAAAAGTTTCAACCCCAAACCATATCCGCATGCGCGAAATAA
- a CDS encoding DUF1264 domain-containing protein, with translation MQRSIRSFFMLGTFSLLAMGCMTTPATSEAAPAPGPAQGYDIHVQAPHLMPDGTPGGPYHHYCKGINDKILQCLLFETTDANAPLVAIEYFVSKDLSRTLPLIQWHRFFHDHKQEIATGRVQILDIDDPEKVKAIAEAASKTDGVIYHLWQKGKDFPDGTVTYPQSLGHIFNQPE, from the coding sequence ATGCAGCGTTCAATCCGTTCATTTTTCATGTTAGGGACTTTTAGTCTTTTGGCCATGGGGTGTATGACCACTCCAGCCACGAGCGAGGCTGCGCCTGCCCCAGGACCTGCCCAAGGATATGACATCCATGTGCAAGCCCCTCATTTAATGCCGGATGGCACCCCAGGTGGACCCTATCACCACTACTGTAAAGGCATTAATGATAAGATCCTGCAATGTCTCCTCTTTGAAACCACAGACGCCAATGCCCCTCTTGTGGCCATTGAATATTTCGTGTCCAAGGATCTTTCCCGGACCTTGCCGTTGATCCAATGGCATCGGTTTTTCCATGATCATAAACAGGAAATCGCCACCGGGCGTGTACAAATTTTAGATATTGATGATCCAGAAAAGGTCAAAGCCATTGCCGAAGCCGCGTCAAAAACCGACGGAGTCATTTATCATCTATGGCAAAAGGGGAAAGATTTTCCGGACGGGACTGTAACCTACCCGCAATCTCTCGGGCATATCTTTAATCAACCGGAATAA
- a CDS encoding cytochrome c: MGLVHAADSEVLKPRVPPEQIQEARANKNPFPSTPENIEKGKHIFHGKAFCVTCHGPEGKGLGDIPGLRGRLPRNFTDKTWQAARTDGELFWILQNGSPGTDMASFIPLVLTEDEAWLVILYVRSFGTGIESRGK, from the coding sequence ATGGGTCTCGTGCATGCCGCCGATTCAGAAGTATTGAAACCCAGGGTTCCTCCTGAACAAATCCAGGAAGCCCGGGCGAATAAGAATCCTTTCCCTTCAACCCCGGAAAATATTGAAAAGGGCAAACACATTTTTCACGGGAAAGCATTTTGCGTCACCTGTCATGGACCAGAAGGCAAAGGCCTGGGTGACATTCCTGGCCTTCGAGGTAGGCTCCCACGAAACTTTACGGACAAGACCTGGCAGGCAGCTCGCACGGATGGGGAGCTCTTCTGGATTTTGCAAAACGGCAGTCCGGGTACGGATATGGCCTCATTCATCCCACTAGTCTTGACAGAAGACGAAGCCTGGCTTGTGATACTGTATGTGAGATCATTTGGAACTGGCATTGAATCGAGGGGGAAATAG
- a CDS encoding DUF2892 domain-containing protein, translated as MNLLAIDQEAKSGTSKNNQLSPPSLKKPLYIDVRTPQEFEGMHISGARNIPLPDLHRFVTELKTLSREHRIMLICRTQNRVKIAYEYLINQGITNCGILEGGITAWVNQGKPVVRGKQRISLEGQVRAIAGVLILAGVGLGLTVHTGFLLLPTLVGVGLIHAGLTDSCLMGMLLSKLPYNRIRE; from the coding sequence ATGAATTTATTGGCAATAGATCAAGAAGCAAAATCGGGAACGAGTAAGAACAATCAGCTGTCGCCCCCTTCATTGAAGAAACCTCTGTATATCGATGTCAGGACACCACAAGAGTTTGAAGGTATGCATATTTCAGGTGCTCGAAATATTCCTCTACCGGATTTGCACAGATTTGTGACCGAACTGAAAACCCTCTCTCGTGAGCACCGCATCATGTTGATCTGCCGAACACAAAACCGGGTGAAGATTGCCTACGAATATTTAATTAACCAAGGGATAACGAATTGCGGCATTCTCGAAGGAGGCATCACGGCCTGGGTTAATCAGGGCAAACCTGTCGTCAGGGGAAAACAACGAATTTCCCTTGAAGGACAAGTGCGCGCCATCGCAGGGGTATTAATTCTCGCAGGGGTTGGATTGGGCCTGACAGTTCACACAGGATTCCTTCTCCTTCCAACCCTGGTAGGGGTTGGACTTATCCATGCAGGACTTACCGACTCCTGTCTGATGGGGATGCTCTTGAGCAAGTTGCCCTATAACCGGATCCGGGAGTAA
- a CDS encoding sigma 54-interacting transcriptional regulator → MELDFRKNPAILSNMVDVMADGVFTVDAKGHIVAWSTGAARITGYSSQDILGKSCHILEGQNCKGFRILTEFLDNPTPYPWGICNQECKVLGKDGRELYLFGNVSIIRDEQGQVGGAVGTFTDLTSFILNNQKIAVLEEQAKSRESFQQLIGKSPAMQEVFRRLRLAAQSDVTVLLTGESGTGKELAARAIHTLSDRNDKPFFAINCSAIPEALLESELFGHVKGAFTGAIRDKIGVFQAADGGTLFLDEIGDTSPLLQLKLLRVLQENEIRRVGDDRGMRVDVRLITATNRDLKALMAEGTVREDFYYRIHVFEITLPPLRARREDIPLLVHHFMAANSKTFGREIGDIAQDALQRLTDYNWPGNVRELKNAIEHAFVTVNGDCLTLWDLPSEVQSPPRSRSLKPLSTSTEHSLPPEEEARIAEALQQTKGNKTEAAKLLGVSRVTLWKKIKQLQTPPNA, encoded by the coding sequence ATGGAGCTAGATTTCCGGAAAAATCCCGCCATCCTCAGCAACATGGTAGACGTCATGGCGGATGGCGTGTTCACGGTCGATGCGAAAGGTCACATTGTCGCCTGGAGCACCGGGGCAGCTCGCATTACGGGATATTCCAGCCAGGATATCCTGGGGAAATCCTGTCATATTCTAGAAGGTCAAAATTGCAAGGGCTTTCGCATCCTGACGGAATTTTTGGACAACCCCACCCCCTATCCTTGGGGCATCTGCAATCAGGAATGCAAAGTGCTGGGGAAAGACGGCCGCGAACTCTACCTCTTCGGCAATGTTTCAATCATCCGGGATGAACAAGGCCAGGTCGGGGGCGCTGTCGGAACCTTTACCGACCTCACCTCATTTATTTTGAATAACCAAAAAATTGCCGTGCTGGAGGAACAGGCAAAATCCCGTGAGTCCTTTCAACAGCTCATCGGCAAAAGCCCGGCGATGCAAGAGGTGTTTCGCCGGCTCCGACTGGCTGCACAAAGCGATGTCACGGTATTGCTCACCGGGGAATCCGGCACCGGAAAAGAACTGGCGGCCCGAGCCATTCACACCTTAAGTGATCGAAACGATAAACCCTTTTTCGCCATCAATTGCTCAGCGATTCCAGAAGCCTTGCTTGAAAGTGAACTCTTCGGGCATGTGAAGGGGGCGTTCACCGGCGCCATACGCGATAAAATCGGGGTTTTTCAAGCCGCTGACGGTGGCACGTTATTTTTAGATGAAATCGGAGATACCAGCCCTCTCCTGCAATTAAAATTGCTCAGGGTCCTGCAGGAAAACGAAATACGCCGGGTTGGAGATGACCGGGGCATGCGGGTCGATGTCCGTCTCATTACGGCCACCAATCGGGATTTGAAAGCCCTTATGGCAGAAGGCACGGTCCGGGAAGATTTTTATTATCGGATTCATGTGTTCGAGATTACCCTTCCACCATTGCGAGCCCGACGAGAAGACATTCCTCTCCTGGTTCACCATTTCATGGCGGCCAACTCCAAGACGTTTGGTCGCGAAATAGGAGACATTGCCCAGGATGCCCTGCAACGGTTAACTGACTATAACTGGCCCGGCAATGTCCGCGAATTAAAAAATGCGATCGAACACGCCTTCGTCACCGTGAATGGTGATTGCCTCACCCTGTGGGACCTCCCTTCAGAAGTTCAGAGTCCTCCAAGGTCCCGAAGCCTCAAACCGCTCTCGACCAGCACAGAGCACTCCCTTCCACCGGAGGAGGAAGCTCGTATTGCGGAAGCCCTCCAACAGACCAAAGGCAACAAAACGGAAGCTGCCAAGCTTCTTGGAGTGAGTCGAGTCACCCTTTGGAAGAAAATCAAACAGCTTCAGACTCCTCCCAACGCCTAA